The genomic segment AAAATCAGAAATGGACGCCAACGAGAATATGAGAGATCAACAAAACTCTGGATACTAACAACAACGGATGCACTCTTTATTATAGAGAGTGCATCCTTACTTAAGACCTTTACCGCACATGTCAACCTGTAAAAGCATACGACTACTAGGCCTGCTTCTTGTTGTAATATTTACATCAGCATCCTGTTCTAAAGATGAAATCAAAGATACAGCAAAGGCGACCTATCCCATAGACGGACCTTACGTTATTCACAACTATAACTCAACAAAAATCATCCAAATTGGTGCTAATGGTGAATTGCAATGCAAGGAGTATGCGGCTGGATCGGAACCAAAAGAATTGAAAGTTTTTTCCCAAATTGGAAAACATCAGTTTTCTATTGTTTTAAGTCCAAACAATCCCCCCTCTTCCCCAACAACTACATCAAACAATAAGATATTCGTTCTATCCGATCCTCACGGCGATTTTGACTCATTTGTATCTATTCTTAGAGCCGGAAAAGTTATCAACGAAAACTACCAATGGACATATAATAAAAATCATATGGTGGTAATAGGAGACGCTTTTGACAGAGGTGTCGACGTTTTGCCAATATTTTGGTTATGTTATAAGCTAACCCAAGAAGCCACAGCCGCAGGTGGACAATTTCATTTCATTATAGGCAATCATGAAGATATGGTCCTTTCGGGAAATTATAAATATACCGAAGCCAAATACACAAAACTTGCAGGCATTCTTAAAATGGATTACAAAAACTTATTTGCGGCAAAAACAGAACTTGGGGCTTGGATCCGTTCTCGAAACTTTATAGAAGTTATTGGGAAGCACCTATTTGTCCATGCTGGTATCAGCAAAAGTTTGCTAGACAAGCATCTTTCGTTAGAAGCTATAAATC from the Alistipes sp. ZOR0009 genome contains:
- a CDS encoding metallophosphoesterase, producing the protein MSTCKSIRLLGLLLVVIFTSASCSKDEIKDTAKATYPIDGPYVIHNYNSTKIIQIGANGELQCKEYAAGSEPKELKVFSQIGKHQFSIVLSPNNPPSSPTTTSNNKIFVLSDPHGDFDSFVSILRAGKVINENYQWTYNKNHMVVIGDAFDRGVDVLPIFWLCYKLTQEATAAGGQFHFIIGNHEDMVLSGNYKYTEAKYTKLAGILKMDYKNLFAAKTELGAWIRSRNFIEVIGKHLFVHAGISKSLLDKHLSLEAINQTMRGSLGLGKENIQEPNTKFLFDSNGPLWYRGMVKNDASYEAFDQSTLAALRTQFNVDDVIVGHTIFDEIKSQYSGQVVPINVDNSKNRSLNLARAIIIEGNSFSTINDKGEISPLK